The following are encoded together in the Streptomyces sp. NBC_01465 genome:
- a CDS encoding LCP family protein, whose amino-acid sequence MDAQGRGRADDIDPADQWVLNPNTGNYELRLNPSAPQSARVPRPSAPRTPTANPAAPSDRRDVPPQRSRRAGQRGSGGSGNGGPPQNSGRRKAKPKKSGKKKALLWIGGVMAFVVVAGSVGVYLVYKHLAGNISSVDVGNAGTGSLKKDEALNILVIGTDKRTGSGNGGYGDKGSVGHADTNILFHLSKDRTNATAMSIPRDLITDVPDCPTKQEDGSTKTIPGTKNVRFNTSLGQDGRDPGCTMRTVKAITGIQVDHFMMADFNAVKTLSTAVGGVDICLAKNINDPDSHLNLTAGPHNVKGEQALAFVRTRHSVGFGGDLSRIELQQQFLSSLIRKMKSDNILTNPTKLYGLADAATKALTVDSAIKSVGKLKDLGMELKKVDTKNITFTTLPVLDNPADGKIHKTVIVKPAQADPLFAMMREDVSLTEVKQKASASKKAQDALLKGTQAKASDVRVRILNSTAPPGSASATLTWLQNTEGVLKSSNDGNSPSKVTKTTLTYGPNQADQARKLADIMGLPASALKPDTKDSVGRTPMTLTLGADFKTAGTPIAAPTKAPEDIQRVEADKSVCAK is encoded by the coding sequence GTGGATGCGCAAGGCCGTGGGCGGGCGGACGACATCGACCCCGCAGACCAGTGGGTGCTCAACCCGAATACCGGCAATTACGAACTGCGACTGAACCCCTCCGCACCGCAATCGGCGCGTGTTCCGAGGCCATCGGCCCCGCGGACCCCGACGGCGAATCCGGCGGCTCCGTCGGACCGCCGCGATGTGCCTCCGCAGCGCAGCCGGCGTGCCGGGCAGCGCGGTTCGGGCGGCAGCGGCAATGGCGGTCCGCCGCAGAACTCCGGGCGCCGCAAGGCCAAGCCGAAGAAGTCGGGCAAGAAGAAGGCTCTGCTGTGGATCGGCGGGGTGATGGCCTTCGTCGTCGTCGCCGGATCCGTCGGTGTCTATCTGGTCTACAAGCACCTCGCCGGCAATATCTCCAGCGTCGACGTCGGCAACGCCGGCACCGGCAGCCTGAAGAAGGACGAGGCGCTCAACATCCTGGTGATCGGCACGGACAAGCGGACCGGTTCGGGCAACGGCGGTTACGGGGACAAGGGGAGCGTCGGCCACGCCGACACGAATATCCTCTTCCACCTTTCCAAGGACCGTACGAACGCCACCGCGATGTCCATCCCGCGCGACCTGATCACGGACGTCCCCGACTGCCCCACCAAGCAGGAGGACGGCTCCACCAAGACCATCCCGGGCACGAAGAACGTCCGGTTCAACACCAGTCTCGGCCAGGACGGCCGCGACCCCGGCTGCACCATGCGCACGGTCAAGGCCATAACGGGCATCCAGGTCGACCACTTCATGATGGCCGACTTCAACGCGGTCAAGACGCTCTCCACCGCGGTCGGCGGAGTCGACATCTGCCTGGCCAAGAACATCAACGACCCGGACTCGCACCTCAATCTCACGGCGGGCCCCCACAACGTGAAGGGCGAGCAGGCACTCGCGTTCGTCCGTACCCGCCACTCGGTCGGCTTCGGCGGCGACCTCAGCCGCATCGAGCTCCAGCAGCAGTTCCTGAGCTCGCTGATCCGCAAGATGAAGTCCGACAACATACTCACCAACCCCACCAAGCTGTACGGCCTGGCGGACGCCGCGACGAAGGCCCTGACGGTCGACTCCGCGATCAAGAGTGTCGGCAAGCTCAAGGACCTCGGCATGGAGCTGAAGAAGGTCGACACCAAGAACATCACCTTCACCACGCTCCCCGTCCTGGACAACCCCGCCGACGGTAAGATCCACAAGACGGTCATCGTCAAGCCGGCCCAGGCCGATCCGCTGTTCGCGATGATGCGCGAGGACGTCTCGCTCACCGAGGTCAAGCAGAAGGCGAGCGCCTCCAAGAAGGCCCAGGACGCGCTCCTCAAGGGGACGCAGGCCAAGGCCTCCGACGTACGGGTGCGGATCCTCAACAGCACCGCGCCTCCCGGATCGGCGTCCGCGACGCTGACCTGGCTGCAGAACACCGAGGGCGTGCTGAAGTCGAGCAACGACGGCAACTCGCCGTCGAAGGTCACCAAGACGACGCTGACGTACGGACCGAACCAGGCCGACCAGGCCCGCAAGCTGGCGGACATCATGGGTCTGCCCGCCTCGGCGCTCAAGCCGGACACCAAGGACTCGGTCGGCCGTACGCCGATGACGCTCACGCTCGGCGCGGACTTCAAGACCGCGGGAACACCGATCGCTGCTCCGACGAAGGCGCCGGAGGACATTCAGCGAGTAGAAGCAGACAAGTCGGTGTGCGCCAAGTGA
- a CDS encoding LCP family protein: MDADVTDSAGTPGDDETPQAEEADTASETPAVAPSAPPARRKKRHWLRWTAAGVSLVVLAGAGAGWWYYDKLDANIKTDLTAAEELRAYEKERPTPLVVNAQNILLIGSDSRSGSNKKYGRDEGTQRSDTTILLHLSADRQRATAMSIPRDLMVQIPACHKADNTLSEPQFAQFNWAFEFGGTACTIRTVEKLTGIRIDHQMVIDFNGFKDMVDAVDGVEICLTKPINDTEAHLKLPAGRQTLRGEQALGFVRARHSIGNGSDTERMGRQQQFLGALVKKVQSSGVLLNPTRLLPVLDAATKSLTTDPGLDSLKDLYDLTRRVRDIPTDQVQFLTLPRESYAYDANRDQLVEPDAENLFAQLRTDVPIKVSPTPPATDAASGDDSADYSSDDGSSDGEYSEDEYAYDGDWSGDEKPGRRAPRPGPTFHGTSAAVGMCG, translated from the coding sequence ATGGACGCAGACGTGACCGACAGCGCGGGGACGCCCGGGGACGACGAGACGCCGCAGGCCGAAGAGGCGGACACCGCCTCCGAGACGCCCGCCGTCGCGCCATCCGCTCCCCCGGCCCGGCGCAAGAAGCGGCACTGGCTGCGCTGGACGGCGGCCGGGGTCTCGCTCGTCGTGCTGGCGGGGGCCGGGGCCGGCTGGTGGTACTACGACAAGCTCGACGCGAACATCAAGACCGACCTCACCGCCGCCGAGGAGCTCCGCGCGTACGAGAAGGAGCGGCCGACCCCGCTCGTCGTCAACGCGCAGAACATCCTGCTCATCGGCTCCGACTCGCGCTCCGGCAGCAACAAGAAGTACGGCAGGGACGAGGGCACCCAGCGCTCGGACACCACGATCCTGCTGCATCTGTCGGCGGACCGGCAGCGGGCGACGGCCATGTCGATCCCGCGCGACCTGATGGTGCAGATCCCCGCCTGCCACAAAGCGGACAACACGCTCAGTGAGCCTCAATTCGCCCAGTTCAACTGGGCGTTCGAGTTCGGCGGCACCGCCTGCACCATCCGTACGGTCGAGAAGCTCACCGGAATCCGCATCGACCACCAGATGGTCATCGACTTCAACGGCTTCAAGGACATGGTGGACGCCGTCGACGGCGTCGAGATCTGCCTCACCAAGCCCATCAACGACACCGAGGCGCATCTGAAGCTCCCGGCCGGGCGCCAGACGCTGCGCGGGGAGCAGGCGCTCGGTTTCGTACGGGCACGGCACAGCATCGGCAACGGCAGCGACACCGAACGCATGGGGCGCCAGCAGCAGTTCCTCGGCGCTCTGGTGAAGAAGGTGCAGTCCAGCGGCGTACTCCTGAACCCGACACGGCTGCTGCCCGTCCTCGACGCGGCCACCAAGTCGCTCACCACCGACCCGGGCCTGGACTCCCTGAAGGACCTCTACGACCTGACGCGCAGGGTGCGCGACATCCCCACTGACCAGGTGCAGTTCCTGACGCTGCCCCGGGAGTCGTACGCCTACGACGCGAACCGCGACCAGCTCGTCGAGCCCGACGCGGAGAACCTCTTCGCGCAGCTGCGTACGGACGTCCCCATCAAGGTGAGCCCCACTCCCCCGGCCACCGACGCGGCCTCCGGCGACGACTCCGCGGACTACTCCTCGGACGACGGCTCGTCGGACGGCGAATACAGCGAGGACGAATACGCGTACGACGGCGACTGGTCGGGCGACGAAAAGCCGGGCCGCAGGGCCCCCCGACCAGGGCCCACTTTCCACGGAACGAGTGCCGCGGTCGGCATGTGCGGGTAA
- a CDS encoding TIGR03089 family protein produces the protein MNASDRTPADLLRSALAADPARPLVTFYDDATGERVELSVATFANWVSKTANLLQGDLGAEPGDRLALLLPAHWQSAVWLLACASVGVVADVGGDPAKADLVVSGPDTLEAASACRGERVALALRPLGGRFPQPPAGFADYAVEVPSQGDRFAPYAPVDPDAPALSVGGVELTAAELVARARADADALGLSAGSRLLSGRTYDTWDGLSAGLFAPLAAGASVVLCRHLGELGADGLAKRTESERVTHTAA, from the coding sequence ATGAACGCCAGCGACCGCACCCCCGCCGACCTGCTGCGATCTGCCCTCGCCGCGGACCCGGCCCGCCCCCTCGTCACCTTCTACGACGACGCCACCGGCGAGCGCGTGGAACTCTCGGTGGCCACCTTCGCCAATTGGGTGTCCAAGACCGCCAATCTGCTGCAGGGCGACCTCGGCGCCGAGCCCGGCGACCGGCTCGCGCTGCTGCTGCCCGCGCACTGGCAGAGCGCGGTCTGGCTGCTGGCGTGCGCGTCGGTGGGCGTGGTCGCGGACGTCGGCGGCGACCCCGCGAAGGCGGACCTCGTCGTCAGCGGGCCCGACACCCTGGAGGCGGCGAGCGCCTGCCGCGGCGAGCGCGTCGCGCTCGCGCTGCGGCCGCTCGGCGGGCGCTTCCCGCAGCCGCCCGCCGGCTTCGCGGACTACGCCGTCGAGGTACCGAGCCAGGGCGACCGCTTCGCGCCGTACGCCCCGGTGGACCCGGACGCGCCCGCGCTCTCGGTCGGCGGCGTCGAGCTCACGGCGGCCGAGCTGGTCGCGCGGGCCCGTGCGGACGCCGACGCGCTCGGCCTCTCCGCCGGGTCCCGGCTGCTCTCGGGACGTACCTACGACACCTGGGACGGACTCTCCGCCGGGCTCTTCGCCCCGCTGGCCGCGGGCGCGTCCGTCGTCCTCTGCCGCCACCTCGGCGAGCTCGGCGCGGACGGACTGGCGAAGCGGACCGAGAGCGAGCGGGTCACGCACACCGCCGCGTAG
- a CDS encoding peptidoglycan recognition protein family protein, with the protein MRALLPASVAVVCAAALAVPLSATATADTAAPDLPGSTQSLALAPLSAGRSLGPAQGLPERDVQPFSLVGVVWDDVATELQGTVQVRTRATGSTAWSGWQRVETHNHEHAADPGTEEQASSTVRGSTAPLWVGDSDGVEVRVRPETGVRAAAPLPKGLRLELVDPGEDPGSATDTEGPRATSLSAEDAASSAVNAELAPLGAAEIPALSKKDAEAEAESLSGGVARPFVGPRPRIITRKGWGADEKLRERDFAYTKVVKAAFVHHSASGNGYRCAQAPSVLRSIYRYHVKSSGWRDIGYNFAVDKCGNIYEGRAGGVAKPVMGAHTLGFNTNSMGVAVLGTFTDSPPPAAAVNAVARLTAWKLGLFGANPAGKTSLVSGGGNLYKKGRKVSLNVISGHRDGFATECPGGRLYKKLGSARHSSAHYQGR; encoded by the coding sequence ATGCGTGCTCTTCTTCCTGCCTCGGTCGCTGTCGTGTGCGCCGCGGCCCTCGCCGTCCCCCTCTCCGCCACCGCCACCGCGGATACCGCGGCCCCGGACCTCCCCGGCTCCACCCAGTCTTTGGCGCTGGCCCCGCTCTCCGCCGGCCGGTCCCTCGGTCCCGCGCAAGGTCTGCCCGAGCGCGATGTGCAGCCCTTCTCGCTGGTCGGCGTCGTCTGGGACGACGTGGCCACCGAACTGCAGGGCACGGTTCAGGTCCGTACCCGCGCCACCGGATCCACCGCCTGGTCCGGCTGGCAGCGCGTCGAGACCCACAACCACGAGCACGCCGCCGACCCCGGAACCGAGGAGCAGGCCTCCAGCACGGTCCGCGGCTCCACCGCCCCCCTCTGGGTCGGCGACAGCGACGGCGTGGAGGTACGGGTCCGGCCCGAGACCGGCGTACGCGCCGCGGCCCCGCTCCCCAAGGGCCTGCGCCTGGAACTGGTCGACCCGGGCGAGGACCCGGGATCCGCCACCGACACCGAGGGTCCGCGCGCCACGTCCCTGAGCGCGGAGGACGCCGCGAGCTCCGCGGTCAACGCCGAGCTCGCCCCGCTCGGCGCCGCCGAGATCCCGGCGCTGAGCAAGAAGGACGCCGAGGCGGAGGCCGAGAGCCTCTCGGGAGGCGTCGCGCGCCCCTTCGTAGGCCCGCGGCCGCGCATCATCACCCGCAAGGGCTGGGGCGCCGACGAAAAGCTCCGCGAGCGCGACTTCGCGTACACGAAGGTGGTGAAGGCGGCCTTCGTGCACCACAGCGCGTCCGGCAACGGCTACCGCTGTGCGCAGGCCCCCTCCGTCCTTCGCAGTATTTACCGCTACCACGTCAAGAGCAGCGGATGGCGTGACATCGGCTACAACTTCGCCGTCGACAAGTGCGGAAACATCTACGAAGGCCGGGCAGGCGGTGTGGCCAAGCCGGTCATGGGCGCGCACACTCTCGGTTTCAACACCAACAGCATGGGTGTCGCGGTGCTCGGCACCTTCACCGACTCCCCGCCGCCCGCCGCCGCCGTCAACGCCGTCGCCCGCCTCACGGCCTGGAAACTCGGCCTCTTCGGAGCCAATCCGGCCGGGAAGACGTCTCTCGTCTCCGGGGGCGGCAATCTCTACAAGAAGGGGAGGAAGGTCTCGCTGAACGTCATCTCGGGACACCGTGACGGATTCGCCACGGAGTGCCCCGGGGGCCGTCTCTACAAGAAGCTCGGCAGCGCACGCCACTCCTCGGCCCACTACCAGGGCCGCTGA